The Candidatus Thermoplasmatota archaeon genome window below encodes:
- a CDS encoding 4Fe-4S binding protein: MKTTISYPEKAAMGKTGSWRVFRPLFHEDKCIKCWRCWIFCPEGAISRNELPSINYDFCKGCGVCANECPVNTIEMGREEK, from the coding sequence ATATCTTACCCGGAAAAGGCTGCAATGGGAAAGACAGGAAGCTGGCGTGTGTTCCGCCCCCTGTTTCATGAAGATAAATGTATAAAATGCTGGAGATGCTGGATTTTCTGTCCCGAAGGGGCAATATCGCGTAATGAACTACCATCAATAAACTACGATTTTTGTAAGGGTTGCGGGGTATGCGCCAATGAATGCCCCGTAAATACCATAGAAATGGGGAGGGAGGAAAAATGA
- a CDS encoding transketolase C-terminal domain-containing protein, whose protein sequence is MKIIDTANNVVALAAKMARPKVIAAYPITPQTTIVERLAQYVESGELKAEFIRVESEHSAMTSCIAAEATGVRTFTATSSHGLLLMHEMLHWAGLARLPIVMVNVNRAIGPGWSIWSDCNDSMSQRDTGWLQFYCSSNQEVFDTVIQAYKIAEHKDVQLPVMVNYDGFILSHTSMPADIPSQKEIDDFLPAYTPEWKLDVEHPITHGNIIGPEYYMEVRYDMQISQQKAKKVIKNVDDEWNKKFGKSHGNLIETYRCDDADIIIVAMGAIGAEAHASVDGLRKKGEKVGLARLRVFRPFPKEDLQKIAEKAKLIVIDRDISVGIEGAVATEIKASVDGKVCGFIAGLGGRDVTHKDIMRMYNLAKENKDGWYSVEVR, encoded by the coding sequence ATGAAGATTATAGACACTGCAAATAATGTTGTCGCACTGGCCGCAAAAATGGCACGCCCGAAGGTAATAGCGGCCTACCCGATAACTCCTCAGACAACCATCGTTGAAAGACTGGCACAATATGTTGAGTCGGGCGAATTGAAAGCAGAATTTATAAGAGTTGAGTCGGAACATTCTGCAATGACCTCATGTATAGCGGCAGAAGCTACGGGCGTGAGAACATTTACAGCCACATCTTCCCACGGCCTGCTTTTAATGCATGAAATGCTTCACTGGGCGGGGCTTGCAAGATTGCCCATCGTTATGGTAAATGTCAACAGGGCTATTGGGCCAGGGTGGAGTATATGGAGCGATTGCAACGATTCCATGTCTCAGAGGGACACAGGATGGCTGCAGTTTTACTGTTCAAGCAATCAGGAGGTTTTTGATACGGTTATACAGGCTTACAAAATTGCGGAGCATAAGGACGTTCAATTGCCCGTAATGGTAAATTATGACGGCTTTATTTTATCCCATACATCAATGCCGGCAGATATTCCCTCCCAGAAAGAGATTGATGATTTTCTTCCGGCGTACACTCCCGAATGGAAGCTGGATGTCGAGCACCCAATAACTCACGGGAACATTATAGGGCCCGAGTATTACATGGAAGTGAGGTACGATATGCAAATTTCCCAGCAGAAGGCAAAGAAAGTAATCAAAAATGTTGACGACGAATGGAACAAAAAATTTGGCAAAAGTCACGGCAATCTGATAGAAACATACAGGTGCGATGATGCGGACATAATTATTGTTGCAATGGGGGCCATCGGGGCAGAGGCACACGCATCGGTTGACGGGCTGCGAAAGAAAGGAGAGAAAGTTGGGCTTGCAAGATTGAGAGTTTTTCGTCCCTTCCCAAAAGAGGATTTGCAAAAAATTGCGGAAAAAGCAAAATTGATAGTCATAGACAGGGACATATCTGTTGGAATAGAGGGGGCAGTAGCAACTGAAATAAAAGCATCTGTTGATGGAAAGGTATGTGGATTTATTGCAGGACTTGGTGGCAGGGATGTCACCCATAAAGACATTATGAGGATGTACAATCTGGCGAAAGAAAATAAGGATGGATGGTACTCGGTGGAGGTGAGATAA
- a CDS encoding 3-methyl-2-oxobutanoate dehydrogenase subunit beta has product MAIKDLPKEEYVLQGNAACPGCPATIALRTVLKALGKKTIITVPASCSAVIQSLYPKTSFSVPTMNIAFEAAAASASGIKAALHAEGKDDVTVMVWAGDGGSYDIGLQALSGALERKTNFIYICYNNQMYSNTGIQRSGATPYGAWTTTTWAGKKEKAKNLAEIVMVHDTPYVATASIAYPTDLYRKVKKAKGIEGPKYIEILCPCPPGWRFDMSKTVEIARLAVETGSWLMYEFEGGKLTFNGPSKGIIEGTKEAKPIEDWLRMQGRFRNLTDNDIKEIKNELKEGWEFYQKKS; this is encoded by the coding sequence ATGGCCATAAAGGATTTACCGAAAGAAGAATATGTTCTTCAGGGCAATGCGGCATGTCCGGGATGTCCTGCCACTATTGCTTTGAGGACGGTGCTCAAGGCTCTCGGGAAAAAAACGATAATTACCGTTCCAGCGTCATGCAGTGCCGTCATTCAGTCATTGTATCCAAAAACATCTTTTTCAGTGCCCACGATGAATATCGCATTTGAAGCGGCGGCGGCATCAGCATCCGGCATAAAAGCAGCACTCCATGCCGAGGGAAAGGACGATGTGACAGTGATGGTATGGGCTGGTGATGGCGGGAGCTACGATATCGGTCTGCAGGCATTGAGCGGTGCCCTAGAAAGGAAAACGAATTTCATTTATATATGCTATAACAACCAGATGTACTCCAATACTGGAATACAACGAAGCGGGGCCACACCGTACGGAGCGTGGACGACTACCACATGGGCTGGAAAAAAGGAGAAAGCAAAAAATCTCGCTGAAATAGTGATGGTTCATGACACACCCTATGTGGCAACGGCTTCGATAGCATACCCCACGGATTTGTACAGGAAGGTGAAAAAAGCAAAGGGAATAGAAGGGCCGAAGTATATAGAGATACTGTGTCCATGCCCTCCAGGCTGGAGGTTTGACATGAGCAAGACTGTCGAAATTGCACGTCTTGCCGTGGAAACAGGGTCATGGCTGATGTATGAGTTCGAGGGTGGCAAATTGACATTCAACGGCCCTTCAAAAGGAATAATTGAAGGAACAAAAGAAGCCAAGCCCATAGAAGACTGGCTTCGTATGCAGGGGAGATTCAGAAATCTTACTGATAATGATATCAAGGAAATAAAGAATGAGCTAAAGGAGGGATGGGAATTTTATCAGAAAAAAAGCTAA